One window of the Gambusia affinis linkage group LG01, SWU_Gaff_1.0, whole genome shotgun sequence genome contains the following:
- the dhx35 gene encoding probable ATP-dependent RNA helicase DHX35, which translates to MAAPHSTMKFWKPGAEAPGISEERDLSSETTGSPFIFNPNTALSIEKQRQKLPVFKHRNNILYLVESFQTVIIVGETGCGKTTQIPQYLLEAGWAAEGKVIGVTQPRRVAAISVANRVAEERGALLGHEVGYTIRFDDCSDPHATRIKFLTDGMLVREMMADPLLKKYSVLMLDEAHERTLYTDIAIGLLKKIQKKRRDLRVIVASATLDAKKFHEFFNLNETGDPNKDTCGILTVEGRTFPVDIFYTVSPVPDYVKATVETVMKIHEMEDDGDVLAFLTGQEEVEKVVSLLQEQARALSRHGMKKHLRILPMYSGLPYADQMKVFERAPSTVRKIVVATNIAETSITINGIMFVIDCAFVKLRAYNPRTAIESLVITPISKASASQRAGRAGRNRPGKCFRLYTEEDYEKLPAATVPEMQRSNLAPVILQLKALGIDNVLRFSFLSPPPAQTMVQALELLYALGGLDHYGRLTDPLGMRMAEFPLSPMFAKMLLESGNFGCSKEIVTIASMMQIQNIFVVPPNQKKDAAREHRKFAVAEGDHLTMLNVYEAFIKHQKSSQWCQEHFLNYKGLLRAITVREQLRRLMNKFKVPRNSSEGDPDVILKCIVSGFFANAARIHHSGSYRTLRDDLELHIHPSSVLYGEKPPKWVVFNEVVQTSKYFMRDVTAVESSWLVELAPHFYKQAKHGSLASKRSRVL; encoded by the exons ATGGCGGCTCCCCACTCCACGATGAAATTTTGGAAGCCGG GCGCCGAGGCTCCGGGGATCTCAGAGGAACGGGATCTGAGCTCAGAGACCACTGGCTCCCCCTTCATCTTCAATCCAAACACGGCCCTCTCTATAGAGAAACAACGGCAAAAACTCCCAGTTTTTAAG CACAGAAACAACATCTTATACCTGGTTGAAAGCTTCCAGACTGTCATAATAGTTGGGGAGACCGGATGCGGGAAGACCACACAGATACCCCAG TACCTGCTGGAGGCTGGCTGGGCAGCAGAGGGGAAAGTAATTGGAGTGACGCAGCCTCGACGTGTGGCCGCTATCTCT GTGGCTAACCGTGTGGCGGAGGAGCGAGGGGCCCTGCTGGGACACGAGGTGGGGTACACCATCCGGTTCGATGACTGCTCTGATCCCCACGCCACGAGGATTAAG tttttGACAGACGGCATGCTCGTGCGAGAAATGATGGCCGACccgcttttaaaaaaatacag TGTGTTGATGTTGGATGAAGCACACGAAAGAACTCTGTACACAGACATAGCCATTGGTCTACTGAAGAAG ATTCAGAAGAAGAGGCGAGACCTGAGGGTGATTGTGGCCTCTGCCACTCTTGATGCCAAG AAATTTCACGAGTTCTTTAACCTGAATGAAACTGGGGATCCGAACAAGGACACGTGTGGAATCCTGACAGTAGAGGGACGCACTTTTCCTGTGGACATCTTCTACACCGTCAG CCCCGTCCCAGATTACGTAAAAGCCACAGTGGAGACTGTGATGAAGATCCATGAGATGGAGGATGACGGGGACGTTCTTGCTTTCCTCACAGGGCAG GAGGAAGTGGAGAAGGTTGTGTCTCTCCTGCAGGAACAGGCCAGAGCTCTTTCTCGACATGGGATGAAGAAGCACCTGAGGATTTTGCCCATGTACTCTGGCCTACCCTACGCAGACCAGATGAAAGTCTTTGAACGGGCTCCCTCTACTGTTCGGAAG ATTGTGGTGGCCACAAACATAGCTGAAACCTCCATTACTATAAATGGGATCATGTTCGTCATCGACTGCGCGTTTGTGAAGCTCCGAGCCTACAATCCTCGCACCGCCATCGAATCCCTGGTGATCACTCCCATCTCCAAGGCTTCAGCCAGCCAGCGGGCCGGGAGGGCCGGACGAAACCGACCCGGGAAGTGCTTCAGGCTGTACACAG AGGAGGACTATGAGAAGCTGCCTGCCGCTACTGTTCCAGAGATGCAGCGCTCCAATTTGGCGCCTGTGATCCTTCAGCTCAAAGCGCTAGGCATAGACAACGTGCTGCGTTTCAGCTTCCTTTCT CCTCCTCCAGCTCAAACTATGGTTCAGGCTCTGGAGCTTCTTTATGCTCTTGGAG GTCTGGACCACTACGGCCGCCTCACTGACCCCCTGGGTATGCGGATGGCGGAGTTTCCTCTCAGCCCCATGTTCGCCAAGATGCTCCTAGAGTCTGGCAACTTTGGCTGCTCCAAAGAGATAGTAACCATAGCGTCGATGATGCAGATTCAGAATATATTTGTTGTGCCGCCCAATCAGAAGAAAGACGCC GCTCGCGAACACAGAAAATTTGCAGTCGCTGAGGGAGACCACCTCACCATGCTGAATGTATACGAGGCATTTATTAAG CACCAGAAGAGTTCCCAATGGTGTCAGGAGCATTTTCTCAATTACAAAGGTCTGCTGCGCGCCATCACAGTGAGAGAGCAGCTTCGGCGTCTCATGAACAAGTTCAAAGTGCCACGAAATTCCAGTGAGG GCGACCCAGACGTGATCTTGAAGTGTATCGTGTCTGGATTCTTTGCTAATGCTGCCCGCATTCATCATTCTGGTTCTTATCG GACTTTACGAGATGATCTCGAGCTTCACATCCACCCCAGCTCTGTGCTGTACGGAGAGAAACCTCCAAAGTG GGTTGTCTTTAATGAAGTGGTGCAGACATCAAAATACTTCATGCGTGATGTGACGGCTGTGGAGTCATCCTGGCTGGTCGAGCTGGCCCctcatttttacaaacaagcTAAG CATGGGTCACTGGCCAGCAAGAGATCCAGAGTCCTCTGA